In Aquimarina sp. TRL1, a single window of DNA contains:
- a CDS encoding type IX secretion system membrane protein PorP/SprF: MKKTIVTRVSACIAFFVLTSLYAQQDAQYTQYMYNTISVNPAYAGSRGVFSINGLHRSQWVGLDGAPRTQTISFNTPLGDTDRVGLGVSIVNDEIGPTRETYFDIDFSYTIPTSDIGRLSFGLKAGGHLLDVDFQRLSKFDVNDALFENNIDNKFSPNVGIGLYYYTDRFYMGLSAPNLLETKHFDESATVNNNNSEAFIAEERINYYLITGHTFDINEYIKFKPALLTKLVFGAPLQVDVSASFLLYEKLTLGVGYRWDAALSGMVGLQVSDAMMVGFGYDRETTELGKAVFNDGSYEVLVRFELFKKYDRVLTPRFF, translated from the coding sequence ATGAAAAAAACAATTGTAACCAGAGTAAGTGCATGTATTGCATTCTTTGTTTTGACAAGTTTATATGCTCAGCAAGATGCTCAATACACCCAGTATATGTATAATACAATCAGTGTTAACCCAGCTTATGCTGGTAGTCGAGGTGTCTTTAGTATTAATGGACTTCATCGAAGCCAGTGGGTTGGTTTGGACGGAGCTCCCAGAACCCAAACCATATCCTTTAATACCCCTTTAGGAGATACGGATAGAGTTGGGTTAGGAGTTTCTATTGTTAACGATGAAATTGGTCCTACCAGAGAGACGTATTTTGATATTGATTTTTCATATACAATTCCTACTTCTGACATAGGTCGTTTAAGTTTTGGGTTAAAAGCGGGAGGACATTTGCTCGATGTAGATTTTCAACGATTGAGTAAGTTTGATGTCAACGATGCACTTTTTGAAAATAACATTGATAACAAGTTCAGTCCCAATGTAGGGATAGGGTTATATTACTATACTGATCGCTTTTATATGGGCTTAAGTGCTCCAAATCTCTTAGAAACAAAACATTTTGATGAAAGTGCTACTGTAAATAACAATAATTCAGAGGCTTTTATTGCTGAAGAGCGAATCAATTACTATCTTATTACCGGTCATACATTTGATATCAATGAATATATAAAGTTTAAACCTGCTTTATTAACTAAACTGGTTTTTGGAGCTCCTTTACAGGTAGATGTTTCAGCTAGTTTTTTATTATATGAAAAATTAACGTTAGGAGTAGGTTATAGATGGGATGCAGCCCTGAGTGGTATGGTAGGACTACAGGTTTCAGATGCGATGATGGTTGGTTTTGGATATGATAGAGAAACTACGGAATTAGGTAAAGCAGTATTCAATGATGGAAGTTATGAAGTTTTAGTGCGATTTGAACTATTTAAAAAATATGATAGAGTATTAACCCCTCGATTCTTTTAA